In Spirochaeta thermophila DSM 6578, the following proteins share a genomic window:
- the lspA gene encoding signal peptidase II, with translation MKRTFARYLPFTLTVLIAALDQFTKYLVVTRIPYHRVGWSFGGDLVRIIHTTNKAGAFSLGRTLPEPVRIFLFLFVPVVLLVGILVYFFRSDELSSLQRWALAGILGGGVGTLIDRFFRDAGVVDFIDVKFFGIFGLERWPTFNIADASIVVCSLLLLISFFIEMRKDSKERDHEQEA, from the coding sequence ATGAAGCGGACGTTCGCGCGATATCTTCCCTTCACGCTCACGGTGCTGATCGCCGCACTCGACCAGTTCACGAAGTATCTGGTGGTCACACGGATACCCTATCACAGGGTGGGCTGGTCGTTCGGTGGTGATCTCGTCCGTATCATCCACACCACGAACAAGGCTGGGGCCTTCAGTCTGGGGCGGACCCTTCCCGAGCCCGTGCGGATCTTCCTCTTCCTTTTCGTCCCCGTGGTCTTGCTGGTGGGGATCCTGGTCTATTTCTTCCGGTCCGACGAGCTTTCCTCGCTCCAGCGATGGGCTCTTGCGGGTATCCTGGGAGGGGGGGTGGGGACCCTCATTGATCGCTTCTTCAGGGATGCGGGGGTCGTGGATTTCATAGACGTGAAGTTCTTCGGCATCTTCGGCCTGGAGCGGTGGCCCACGTTCAATATCGCCGACGCCTCGATCGTGGTGTGCTCCCTCCTCCTTCTGATCTCTTTTTTCATCGAGATGCGAAAAGATTCAAAGGAGCGCGATCATGAACAAGAAGCTTAA
- a CDS encoding HDIG domain-containing metalloprotein, giving the protein MSHIPTRDEAWDLLTAHIESENLRRHCLAVAAVMEHFAKKMGEPPDKWYIIGLVHDLDYERHPDRHCEVTPIILREAGWPEDYIRAILSHGWKRVTDVEPVHPMEKVLFTVDELTGLIAATALVRPSRSILDLTPKSVKKKWKEKSFSAGVDRGLIEEGARMLGMELSELIAETIEGMKPVAASIGLEGNPATPSS; this is encoded by the coding sequence ATGAGCCACATACCCACGAGGGACGAGGCGTGGGACCTCCTCACCGCCCACATCGAATCGGAGAACCTCAGGCGGCACTGCCTCGCGGTCGCCGCGGTGATGGAGCACTTCGCGAAGAAGATGGGTGAACCTCCGGACAAGTGGTACATCATCGGTCTCGTCCATGACCTGGATTACGAGAGGCATCCGGATCGTCACTGTGAGGTGACCCCGATCATCCTCCGTGAAGCGGGGTGGCCGGAAGACTACATCCGCGCGATCCTCAGCCACGGCTGGAAGAGGGTGACCGACGTGGAACCCGTGCACCCCATGGAGAAGGTCCTCTTCACGGTGGACGAACTCACGGGACTCATCGCCGCCACCGCCCTCGTGAGGCCCTCCCGCTCCATCCTCGACCTAACCCCGAAATCGGTGAAGAAGAAGTGGAAGGAGAAGAGCTTCTCGGCCGGGGTGGACAGGGGACTCATCGAGGAAGGGGCCCGGATGCTGGGGATGGAACTCTCCGAACTCATCGCGGAGACCATCGAAGGCATGAAGCCTGTGGCGGCTTCGATCGGACTCGAGGGAAACCCGGCGACACCTTCTTCATGA
- a CDS encoding SOS response-associated peptidase family protein: MRISLTMERDAVEEALGTPLPEGFPSGFSHVCAYTRPRVGVLFHRRRSVLPGVARWGLVILQGAGRETVVPNARWETLSERPLFRRLLERGERCVLVLDGFYETVRRYGVVYPLYCRKRAGGLFFLAGLLDVGEGRGKESRCVVLTRSPRRGERGLFPWPRVPCILEQGELGSWIMEGRLTSEGPSLDEYEVYPVRDHILKDPSYRGADATTPFRYSGLESPDLFDEKRS; the protein is encoded by the coding sequence GTGAGGATTTCGTTGACGATGGAGCGGGATGCGGTGGAGGAAGCCCTGGGGACGCCCCTCCCGGAGGGGTTTCCCTCGGGCTTCTCTCACGTGTGTGCCTATACGCGCCCCAGGGTGGGAGTGTTGTTCCACCGGCGAAGGTCCGTGCTGCCGGGAGTCGCCCGGTGGGGGCTCGTGATCCTGCAGGGAGCCGGGCGCGAGACCGTGGTGCCGAACGCGCGGTGGGAGACCCTCTCCGAGAGGCCCCTCTTCAGGCGGCTCCTGGAGAGGGGGGAGCGCTGCGTCCTGGTGCTGGATGGGTTCTACGAGACCGTCCGACGGTACGGCGTGGTCTATCCGCTCTATTGCCGTAAGCGGGCGGGTGGTCTCTTCTTCCTCGCGGGCCTGCTGGATGTGGGGGAGGGACGCGGGAAAGAGTCGAGATGTGTGGTGCTCACCCGATCCCCGCGGAGGGGGGAGCGTGGCCTTTTCCCGTGGCCGAGGGTGCCTTGCATCCTGGAGCAGGGGGAACTCGGTTCCTGGATCATGGAGGGGCGCCTCACATCCGAGGGACCCTCCCTCGATGAGTATGAAGTGTATCCCGTACGCGATCACATATTGAAGGACCCCTCCTATCGGGGAGCCGATGCGACGACTCCTTTCCGGTACAGCGGGCTTGAGTCACCCGATCTTTTTGACGAAAAAAGGAGTTGA
- a CDS encoding Nif3-like dinuclear metal center hexameric protein: MAHTVGEVSKYLEELLEIGKYSSFDVSLNGLQVGDAARPVSRIAYAVDACHEAARRAHEAGADLLVVHHGLFWGAPVPLVGPRYRMLSLLVESSLSLFAAHLPLDAHPEVGNNARLAALLGLSETRPFGWYRGVPLGVWGTLDHPVSVQELLGRFPGVNEAVTLLPFGPEEIRTVGVVSGSASSVVEEAVSLGLDVFITGEVHHSAYYPAQEGGVTVAGIGHYRSETVGPLALKERVERDLGIEGFFIDLPTGL, encoded by the coding sequence ATGGCACACACGGTGGGTGAGGTCTCGAAGTATCTCGAAGAACTCCTGGAGATAGGGAAGTACTCCTCCTTCGATGTATCGCTCAACGGTCTCCAGGTGGGTGATGCCGCGAGGCCGGTTTCCCGTATCGCCTATGCCGTGGATGCCTGTCACGAGGCGGCGAGGCGGGCCCATGAGGCGGGAGCAGACCTCCTCGTGGTCCACCACGGCCTCTTCTGGGGGGCCCCCGTCCCGCTGGTGGGACCGAGATACAGGATGCTCTCGCTTCTGGTGGAATCCTCCCTTTCCCTCTTCGCGGCGCACCTCCCCCTGGATGCCCATCCCGAGGTGGGGAACAATGCGCGTCTCGCCGCACTCCTGGGTCTCTCGGAGACACGTCCTTTCGGGTGGTATCGCGGTGTCCCTCTCGGGGTGTGGGGCACCCTGGACCATCCGGTTTCTGTGCAGGAGCTCCTCGGTCGGTTCCCCGGGGTGAACGAGGCGGTGACCTTGCTCCCCTTCGGTCCCGAGGAGATCCGGACGGTGGGGGTGGTCTCGGGATCGGCCTCTTCCGTGGTGGAGGAAGCCGTGAGTCTCGGGTTGGATGTGTTCATCACAGGAGAGGTGCACCATTCGGCTTACTATCCGGCGCAGGAGGGGGGCGTCACTGTGGCGGGTATAGGGCACTATCGCTCGGAGACGGTGGGCCCCCTCGCCCTCAAGGAGCGGGTCGAGAGGGATCTGGGAATCGAGGGGTTCTTCATAGATCTTCCCACGGGACTTTGA
- a CDS encoding DUF2202 domain-containing protein — translation MKRRTMIVACVLLSTSALLVAAPGRPGMPYGVSPQKAEAGTQPQRGYGKGPGAFSFFQQIPPSSLSTQEREDLLSLLEYEKAMRDLTDLYAQKFPQSLFAFQAERQGEGYLFDFFLDRYEIENTLEGKPAGAYSSSEVTRLYREAEKADSVAEAVQAMNAFTERMLVQVREGREHSDNEDLDLAYLWLEQALARRLAAGVRQLSLVGITYKPRYLSQEDYEDLLLGRGWMGGHGPGMMGGPGMGGAGPRW, via the coding sequence ATGAAGCGAAGAACAATGATCGTGGCGTGTGTCCTCCTGAGCACCTCGGCCCTCCTCGTGGCCGCCCCCGGAAGACCGGGTATGCCATACGGCGTTTCTCCGCAGAAGGCTGAAGCGGGGACTCAACCTCAGAGGGGATACGGGAAAGGTCCGGGCGCATTTTCTTTCTTCCAACAGATACCCCCCTCCTCGCTCTCGACGCAGGAGAGGGAGGATCTCCTCTCGCTCCTCGAATACGAGAAGGCGATGAGGGATCTCACGGACCTCTATGCGCAAAAGTTCCCTCAGAGCCTCTTCGCCTTCCAGGCCGAACGGCAAGGTGAAGGGTACCTCTTCGACTTCTTCCTCGATCGGTACGAAATCGAGAATACCCTCGAGGGGAAGCCTGCAGGCGCTTACAGTTCCTCCGAGGTGACCAGGCTCTACAGGGAAGCGGAGAAGGCCGACTCCGTGGCGGAGGCGGTACAGGCCATGAACGCGTTCACGGAGCGGATGCTCGTCCAGGTGAGGGAAGGGCGGGAGCACTCGGACAACGAGGACCTCGATCTCGCCTACCTCTGGCTCGAGCAGGCGCTCGCACGTCGACTCGCCGCAGGGGTGAGGCAGCTCTCCCTGGTGGGTATCACCTACAAGCCCAGGTATCTCTCCCAGGAGGACTACGAGGATCTCCTCCTGGGGAGAGGATGGATGGGGGGACATGGTCCCGGCATGATGGGGGGACCCGGCATGGGAGGGGCAGGACCCCGGTGGTGA
- a CDS encoding OadG family protein, with product MNHILEQGLILMVLGMGVVFAFLSLLVIIMNLSSKIILRFFPEKEEPVPQQADASAEIAAAIAAVTYHTRH from the coding sequence ATGAATCATATCCTCGAACAGGGCCTCATCCTCATGGTCCTGGGTATGGGGGTGGTCTTCGCCTTCCTTTCACTCCTGGTGATCATCATGAACCTCTCGTCGAAGATCATCCTCAGGTTCTTCCCCGAGAAGGAGGAACCGGTGCCGCAACAGGCGGACGCGTCCGCCGAGATCGCCGCGGCCATCGCGGCCGTCACCTATCATACGCGACACTAA
- a CDS encoding sensor histidine kinase — protein sequence MRSLMGRILLAFGVGFGVFVLLFSVVVGVSARASLGALERTREARIREEVVEALEEVAAEGRFVRVEVMRVLRPYAPFLQVVVVLDKERRPVAAWMRGEPGMGMRGMMGPGGAGDVPGEVWEGLRWDSVRVDGRVEGYVGLRVAGFGASEEEGALTRGFLVPFVTGGVVALIGSGGVLLLLVRDFARTARRMAEGLVRIARGERGVVFPEASIEELSAIGRAAVSLQEQLLREERLRAQWSQDVAHDLRTPIAALRAQLEAMRDGVLEVSGERFALVLDELARIEALIEDLALLTRVEDPARRGLREEVALGRVTEEVVERLRMLGEGRGVEVSVEDGGVVLGEGDLLVRMVENLVRNAFQHASGEGPVRVRVERDGAEVVLQVENPGRIGEEELPLVFERLYRGERGRHSRGSGLGLAIVRAVVEGHGGRVEATSAEGWVRFTVRLPVSS from the coding sequence ATGAGGTCGCTCATGGGGAGGATCCTCCTCGCCTTTGGGGTGGGGTTCGGGGTCTTCGTGCTCCTCTTCTCCGTGGTGGTGGGGGTGTCGGCCAGGGCGTCCCTGGGTGCCTTGGAACGAACACGGGAGGCGCGGATCAGGGAGGAGGTGGTGGAGGCCCTCGAGGAGGTGGCGGCGGAGGGGCGGTTCGTACGGGTCGAGGTGATGCGGGTCTTGAGGCCCTACGCGCCGTTCCTCCAGGTGGTGGTGGTGCTCGACAAGGAACGGCGGCCCGTGGCGGCCTGGATGAGGGGGGAGCCGGGGATGGGGATGCGGGGGATGATGGGGCCGGGGGGCGCGGGGGATGTGCCGGGGGAGGTGTGGGAGGGGCTGCGGTGGGATTCGGTGAGGGTGGATGGCCGGGTGGAGGGGTACGTGGGGCTCCGGGTGGCGGGGTTCGGTGCGTCCGAGGAGGAGGGTGCGCTCACGAGGGGGTTCCTCGTGCCGTTCGTCACCGGGGGGGTGGTGGCGTTGATCGGTTCGGGGGGGGTGCTCCTCCTCCTCGTGCGCGACTTCGCCCGTACGGCTCGGCGTATGGCCGAGGGGTTGGTGCGGATCGCGAGGGGGGAGCGGGGGGTGGTGTTCCCTGAGGCGTCGATCGAGGAGCTTTCCGCCATAGGGAGGGCGGCGGTGTCCCTCCAGGAGCAGCTCCTCAGGGAAGAGCGGCTGAGGGCCCAGTGGTCCCAGGATGTGGCGCACGACCTCCGTACCCCGATCGCGGCCTTGCGGGCCCAGCTGGAGGCGATGAGGGATGGGGTGTTGGAGGTCTCCGGGGAGCGGTTTGCACTGGTGCTGGATGAGCTGGCGCGGATCGAGGCCCTCATCGAGGACCTCGCGCTCCTTACTCGGGTGGAGGATCCTGCGCGGAGGGGGCTGCGGGAAGAGGTGGCGCTGGGGCGTGTGACGGAGGAGGTGGTGGAACGGCTCCGGATGCTGGGCGAAGGGAGGGGGGTGGAGGTCTCGGTGGAGGATGGGGGGGTGGTGCTCGGTGAGGGGGATCTCCTGGTGCGGATGGTGGAGAACCTGGTGCGCAATGCCTTCCAGCACGCGTCGGGAGAGGGGCCGGTGAGGGTGCGGGTGGAAAGGGATGGGGCGGAGGTGGTGCTCCAGGTCGAGAATCCCGGCCGGATCGGAGAGGAGGAGCTCCCGTTAGTGTTCGAGCGCCTCTATAGGGGGGAGCGTGGGCGGCACAGCAGGGGGAGCGGGCTGGGGTTGGCGATCGTGCGGGCGGTGGTGGAGGGGCATGGGGGGCGGGTCGAGGCGACGAGTGCGGAGGGGTGGGTGCGGTTCACGGTGCGGCTTCCCGTCTCCTCGTGA
- a CDS encoding response regulator transcription factor — MSRVYLVEDNAAIREAVSLYLRVEGVEVVEFDGVRGVVESMRLQRPDVCIIDVMLPDGDGFSLARRIRERDGKVGIVFLTAREAESDRILGFEVGADDYVVKPFSPRELVLRVKALMRRMGEGGERGEAGEVEWEGRRLRVDGELPMAVVEGREVRLTPAEWRILRLLASSPGRVFTREQILGEALDYLYEGSARTVDTHIKNLRAKLGISDWIETVRGIGYRMMGVRV; from the coding sequence ATGTCCAGGGTGTATCTCGTAGAGGATAACGCGGCGATCAGGGAGGCGGTCTCGCTCTACCTTCGAGTGGAGGGGGTCGAGGTGGTGGAGTTCGATGGGGTGAGGGGGGTGGTGGAGAGCATGAGGCTTCAGCGTCCGGACGTGTGTATCATCGATGTGATGCTCCCGGACGGCGACGGGTTCTCGCTCGCGCGGAGGATACGGGAGCGGGACGGGAAGGTGGGTATCGTCTTCCTCACTGCACGGGAGGCTGAGAGCGACAGGATCCTCGGCTTCGAGGTGGGGGCCGACGACTACGTGGTGAAGCCGTTCTCTCCGCGGGAGCTGGTCTTGAGGGTGAAGGCTTTGATGCGGCGTATGGGTGAGGGAGGAGAGCGGGGGGAGGCGGGCGAGGTGGAGTGGGAGGGGCGGCGGCTCCGGGTGGATGGCGAGTTGCCCATGGCGGTGGTGGAGGGGCGCGAGGTGCGGCTCACCCCGGCCGAGTGGCGTATCCTGAGGCTCCTCGCCTCCTCGCCGGGGCGGGTCTTCACGAGGGAGCAGATCCTGGGGGAGGCCCTGGACTATCTCTACGAAGGGTCGGCCCGCACGGTGGACACGCACATCAAGAATCTCAGGGCCAAACTGGGGATTTCCGATTGGATCGAGACGGTGCGGGGGATCGGGTACAGGATGATGGGGGTGCGGGTATGA
- the fabF gene encoding beta-ketoacyl-ACP synthase II, producing the protein MKKRVVITGMGAVTSLGHSVSQLWEAVKRGECGIDRITHFDTTEYACRIAAEVKDFDARAVIGKEARKMDPFSQFAVASAIEAMRDAGLADGGVDPERLGVVIGNGIGGFETLEDSFRTLFEKGPSRVAPLTIPKIIGNIAPGNIAMYFNAQGPCYTITTACSSGTDAIGEGLRLIREDEADVVIVGGTEAAITPLGIAGFIVIQALSTKYNDSPKKASRPFDKHRDGFVMGEGAGVLILESLEHAKARGARIHAELAGYGMTCDAYHLTAPHPEGRGAVKAIQRALGDAGLSPEDIDYVNAHGTSTPLNDPIETRAIKQAFGEHAYKLKVSSTKSMTGHCIGAAGAIEAILSTMAIVDQFFPPTINQEEPDPECDLDYVPNEGKKGRIRAAISETFGFGGHNGVVVIKEYRE; encoded by the coding sequence ATGAAGAAACGCGTGGTCATCACCGGGATGGGGGCGGTGACGTCCCTCGGACACTCGGTGTCCCAGTTGTGGGAGGCGGTGAAGCGTGGCGAGTGCGGGATCGACAGGATCACCCACTTCGATACGACCGAGTACGCGTGCAGGATCGCCGCTGAGGTGAAGGACTTCGATGCCCGGGCGGTGATAGGGAAAGAGGCGCGGAAGATGGATCCCTTCTCCCAGTTCGCCGTGGCTTCGGCCATCGAGGCGATGAGGGACGCAGGGCTTGCCGACGGTGGGGTGGATCCTGAACGGCTCGGGGTGGTGATCGGGAACGGGATCGGGGGGTTCGAGACGCTCGAGGACTCGTTCCGTACGCTCTTCGAGAAGGGGCCTTCACGGGTGGCGCCTCTCACCATCCCCAAGATCATCGGGAACATCGCCCCCGGGAATATCGCGATGTACTTCAACGCCCAGGGGCCGTGCTACACGATCACCACGGCCTGCTCCTCCGGTACCGACGCCATAGGGGAGGGCCTCCGTCTCATCCGTGAGGACGAGGCGGACGTGGTGATCGTGGGGGGGACCGAGGCGGCCATCACGCCGCTCGGGATTGCAGGGTTCATCGTGATCCAGGCCCTCAGTACGAAGTACAATGATAGCCCGAAGAAGGCCTCGAGGCCCTTCGACAAGCATCGTGACGGGTTCGTGATGGGTGAGGGGGCCGGGGTGCTCATCCTCGAGAGCCTGGAGCACGCGAAGGCCCGCGGTGCGCGGATCCATGCCGAGCTCGCAGGGTACGGCATGACGTGCGATGCCTACCATCTCACTGCGCCGCATCCCGAGGGGAGGGGGGCGGTGAAGGCCATCCAGCGGGCACTCGGGGATGCGGGGCTCTCACCGGAGGATATCGACTACGTGAATGCCCACGGGACCTCGACCCCGCTCAACGATCCCATCGAGACCAGGGCGATCAAGCAGGCCTTTGGCGAGCATGCGTACAAGCTCAAAGTCTCGTCGACCAAGTCCATGACGGGCCACTGTATCGGCGCCGCTGGGGCGATCGAGGCCATCCTCTCCACCATGGCCATCGTGGATCAGTTCTTCCCTCCCACCATCAACCAGGAGGAGCCGGATCCGGAGTGCGACTTGGACTATGTGCCCAACGAGGGGAAGAAGGGGAGGATACGGGCCGCCATCTCGGAGACCTTCGGTTTCGGAGGGCACAACGGGGTGGTGGTGATCAAGGAGTACCGGGAGTAG
- a CDS encoding glycosyltransferase family 4 protein, with amino-acid sequence MKKVVVLSVHSPLGRTGEEIFEEHMLYSLRDWGYEVRVLRLGQVPGAWKSLMAGLVEPLAGRIERILSLLRPEVVIIQEPLLPLFWSGASRTLWRRYRACGILSRLDFSPEGSLLHQEVLARLKVAASTALSGLVCAHPRIVERVEERCGTKCRVELIPPGFDRLHGRMTELDVKRKAFSDTFEILWVGNVVPHKGLDVLLDALFHLSQQGVRGWHCTIVGSLAVDPSYVLRIQEEISAMGLSRRVDLVGRVDDLSLMDHFERAHTVVLMSNRPEMGLVCGEGLGWGVVPVGSSLLGLREWLPDDVGVWLKPSDARGLYEVLSSWIERRSGFLDYSLRAYETASSLPSWRKSMDRLRSFLGVVGRTSQ; translated from the coding sequence GTGAAAAAGGTGGTGGTGCTTTCCGTCCATTCTCCCCTTGGAAGGACCGGGGAGGAGATCTTCGAAGAACACATGCTCTATTCACTGAGGGACTGGGGATACGAGGTGAGGGTGCTGAGGTTGGGGCAGGTGCCGGGTGCGTGGAAGAGTCTCATGGCAGGTCTCGTGGAACCCCTCGCAGGGAGGATCGAGCGGATTCTCTCTCTCCTTCGTCCCGAAGTGGTGATCATCCAGGAGCCCCTCCTGCCCCTCTTCTGGTCCGGTGCGTCCAGGACCCTCTGGAGACGGTACCGGGCCTGCGGGATCCTCTCGAGGCTCGACTTCTCTCCCGAGGGAAGTTTGCTCCACCAGGAAGTGCTCGCCCGGCTCAAGGTTGCCGCCTCGACCGCTTTGAGTGGGCTCGTTTGTGCCCATCCCCGCATCGTGGAGCGAGTCGAGGAGCGCTGTGGGACGAAGTGCCGGGTGGAGCTCATCCCTCCTGGATTCGACCGTCTCCACGGGAGGATGACCGAACTCGATGTGAAGCGGAAGGCCTTCTCCGACACCTTCGAGATACTCTGGGTCGGTAACGTGGTTCCCCACAAGGGGCTCGATGTGCTCCTCGACGCCCTCTTCCACCTCTCGCAGCAGGGGGTGAGGGGGTGGCACTGTACCATCGTGGGGTCCCTCGCGGTGGATCCCTCCTATGTCCTTCGTATCCAAGAGGAGATCTCGGCCATGGGCCTTTCGAGGCGCGTGGACCTCGTGGGGAGGGTGGACGATCTCTCGCTCATGGACCACTTCGAGAGGGCACACACAGTCGTCCTCATGAGCAACCGGCCGGAGATGGGCCTGGTATGTGGAGAGGGCCTCGGATGGGGGGTGGTGCCTGTGGGGAGCTCCCTCCTGGGACTCAGGGAGTGGCTTCCCGATGATGTCGGAGTGTGGTTGAAGCCCTCCGATGCGAGGGGACTGTACGAGGTCCTTTCTTCCTGGATCGAGAGGAGGTCGGGATTCCTCGACTACTCGCTTCGGGCCTACGAAACAGCTTCCTCGCTCCCCTCGTGGCGGAAGAGTATGGATCGTCTCCGCTCCTTCCTGGGCGTCGTGGGACGCACTTCCCAATAG
- the fabG gene encoding 3-oxoacyl-[acyl-carrier-protein] reductase: protein MLLKDKKALVTGGSRGIGARIVRLFLQEGASVWFVDLNPSEHMEEFQSLAAERGTTVAYKQCNVADEEQVDKVVGEILAESGGIDVLVNNAGITRDGLIFRMSFDDWESVLRVNLTSAFLFSRRIAHAMARQREGSIINISSIVGVHGNAGQCNYSASKAGLLGLTKSLAQEVASRNVRVNAIAPGFIDTPMTQKLPDKVKDALLSRIPMGRLGQPEEVAKICLFLASDLASYVTGQVIGVDGGMGM from the coding sequence ATGCTTTTGAAGGACAAGAAGGCTCTCGTGACCGGAGGCTCCAGGGGTATCGGGGCCCGGATCGTGCGCCTCTTTCTCCAGGAGGGGGCATCGGTGTGGTTCGTGGACCTCAATCCCAGCGAGCACATGGAGGAGTTCCAGTCCCTCGCCGCTGAACGGGGGACCACGGTGGCCTACAAACAGTGCAACGTGGCCGACGAGGAACAGGTGGACAAGGTGGTGGGGGAGATCCTGGCCGAGAGCGGCGGGATCGATGTGTTGGTGAACAACGCCGGCATCACCAGGGACGGGCTCATCTTCCGCATGTCGTTCGATGACTGGGAGAGCGTGCTCAGGGTGAACCTCACGAGCGCGTTCCTCTTCTCTCGGAGGATCGCCCATGCCATGGCCCGACAGCGGGAGGGGTCCATCATCAACATCTCCTCCATCGTGGGTGTGCACGGGAATGCGGGACAGTGCAACTACTCCGCCTCCAAGGCGGGGCTCCTCGGCCTCACCAAGAGTCTGGCCCAGGAGGTGGCGAGCCGCAACGTGCGGGTGAACGCCATCGCACCCGGGTTCATCGATACCCCCATGACCCAGAAGCTCCCGGACAAGGTGAAGGATGCCCTTCTCTCCCGTATCCCCATGGGGCGGCTGGGGCAGCCCGAGGAAGTGGCGAAGATCTGTCTCTTCCTCGCCTCGGATCTCGCCTCGTATGTGACCGGCCAGGTGATCGGCGTGGACGGCGGGATGGGGATGTGA
- the fabD gene encoding ACP S-malonyltransferase, giving the protein MTYAFLFPGQGAQYSGMGRDLYEASQNVRDLFALAEDVTGRDLTRLIFEGSEEELKRTDNTQIAVTLVNLAAAAYLKEKGIEASVCAGFSLGEYAALVEAGILTPEQVFPIVVKRGECMERASRAWDERGGKTGMSAILGLPPGKVEEVLEGAGVPDVYIANYNSPVQVVLSGTEEGLAKAEEVCKAAGARRAVRLRVSGPFHSPLLKEAQEEFADFLAGYSFADPVKKVYSNVTARPLTSGEEAKRMAVAQITSPVRWTEEEQALLEEGVQRALEVGPGTVLCGLWKALSAEVPCLPAGTREQIEKITG; this is encoded by the coding sequence ATGACGTATGCCTTTCTCTTCCCCGGTCAGGGGGCCCAGTACTCCGGTATGGGGAGGGATCTGTACGAGGCGAGTCAGAACGTGAGAGACCTCTTCGCCCTCGCGGAGGATGTGACGGGGCGTGACCTCACCCGGCTCATCTTCGAGGGCTCGGAGGAGGAATTGAAGCGCACTGACAACACCCAGATCGCCGTCACGCTGGTGAATCTGGCGGCGGCCGCCTATCTTAAGGAAAAGGGGATAGAGGCCTCGGTGTGTGCGGGGTTCAGCCTTGGGGAGTATGCCGCCCTGGTGGAGGCGGGTATCCTCACCCCGGAGCAGGTGTTTCCCATTGTGGTGAAGCGGGGGGAGTGCATGGAGCGGGCCTCCCGGGCCTGGGATGAGCGGGGAGGAAAGACCGGGATGAGCGCGATCCTGGGGCTCCCTCCGGGGAAGGTGGAGGAGGTGCTCGAGGGAGCGGGGGTCCCCGATGTGTACATCGCGAACTACAACAGTCCGGTACAGGTGGTGCTTTCGGGGACCGAAGAGGGGCTCGCAAAGGCCGAGGAGGTCTGCAAGGCCGCAGGGGCACGTCGGGCGGTGCGGCTCAGAGTGTCGGGGCCGTTTCACTCTCCGCTCCTCAAGGAGGCCCAGGAGGAGTTTGCCGACTTCCTCGCCGGGTACTCGTTTGCAGATCCCGTGAAAAAGGTGTATTCTAACGTCACGGCGCGGCCGCTCACCTCGGGCGAGGAGGCGAAGCGGATGGCGGTCGCACAGATCACGAGCCCCGTGCGGTGGACGGAGGAAGAGCAGGCCCTTCTCGAGGAAGGGGTGCAGCGGGCCCTCGAGGTAGGACCGGGCACGGTGCTCTGCGGCCTCTGGAAGGCCCTCTCGGCGGAGGTGCCCTGCCTTCCGGCGGGTACCCGTGAACAGATAGAGAAAATCACAGGATAA